In Paraburkholderia sprentiae WSM5005, a genomic segment contains:
- the pcaG gene encoding protocatechuate 3,4-dioxygenase subunit alpha, with protein MTTLKQTPSQTVGPYFAYGLCPQQYDFDFKSLFTHVLADREAAGEHITIVGQVFDGDGNVVGDAMVEMSQVDSNGHYPEWRAEILKTGFHGFARVGTGTDPHKRFIVETVKPGRANPDEAPHINVIVTMRGMLMHTFTRIYFEDEAQANENDAVLASVPGERRGTLVARRDAGAANVYRFDIHMQGDKETVFFDL; from the coding sequence ATGACGACCCTCAAGCAAACGCCTTCGCAAACCGTTGGCCCGTACTTCGCCTATGGTCTTTGCCCGCAGCAATACGACTTCGACTTCAAGAGCCTGTTTACGCACGTCCTGGCCGACCGGGAAGCGGCCGGCGAGCACATCACGATCGTCGGTCAGGTGTTCGACGGCGACGGCAACGTGGTCGGCGACGCGATGGTCGAGATGTCGCAGGTGGACTCGAACGGCCACTATCCTGAATGGCGTGCGGAGATCCTGAAGACCGGCTTTCACGGCTTTGCGCGCGTCGGCACCGGTACCGATCCGCACAAGCGCTTTATCGTCGAGACGGTGAAGCCGGGCCGCGCGAACCCGGACGAAGCGCCCCACATCAACGTGATCGTCACGATGCGCGGCATGCTGATGCATACGTTCACGCGCATCTATTTCGAGGATGAAGCGCAGGCGAACGAGAACGACGCCGTGCTGGCGTCGGTACCGGGCGAGCGCCGTGGCACGCTGGTCGCGCGTCGCGATGCGGGCGCGGCCAACGTGTATCGCTTCGATATCCACATGCAGGGCGATAAGGAAACCGTGTTTTTCGACCTGTGA
- a CDS encoding RidA family protein, whose protein sequence is MAREIIRVEPLSTYLEKLKAPACAVTRHGDTVYVSGLPPFDPETGEVIDAPIERQTELVLEQMKLCLETAGSSLDHVLKCNVYCTSVEKFAAVNAVYKRYFPVNPPARIFVNVPAWPGHFDIEIDCVAAVR, encoded by the coding sequence ATGGCTCGCGAAATCATCCGCGTCGAACCGTTGTCCACGTACCTCGAAAAATTGAAAGCGCCGGCCTGCGCCGTCACACGTCACGGTGACACGGTCTACGTGTCGGGCCTTCCGCCGTTCGATCCCGAAACCGGAGAAGTGATCGACGCGCCAATCGAACGGCAGACCGAACTCGTGCTCGAGCAGATGAAGCTGTGTCTGGAAACAGCCGGCTCGTCGCTCGATCACGTGCTGAAGTGCAACGTCTATTGCACGTCGGTCGAGAAATTCGCCGCGGTCAACGCGGTGTACAAGCGCTACTTTCCGGTGAATCCGCCGGCGCGCATTTTCGTCAACGTGCCGGCATGGCCGGGGCATTTCGACATCGAGATCGATTGCGTCGCGGCCGTCAGATAG
- the pcaH gene encoding protocatechuate 3,4-dioxygenase subunit beta: protein MEDSILSPRDFASHPEYIYPPYGSSVKRGPTRPLIALKERLRDQRVPVYGTDDLGALDNDLTRNAMRNGEPLGERIIVTGRVLDEGGRPVRNTLVEVWQANAAGRYVHKADQHDAPLDPNFLGAGRCITDNEGRYRFMTIKPGAYPWGNHPNAWRPQHIHFSLFGDHFGSRLVTQMYFPGDPLLAFDPIFQGTPERARERLISKFSLDITQEAYALGYDFDIVLRGPNETPMER, encoded by the coding sequence ATGGAAGATTCAATTCTCTCCCCGCGAGATTTCGCGTCCCATCCCGAGTACATCTATCCGCCGTACGGTTCGTCGGTCAAGCGCGGTCCGACGCGTCCGCTGATTGCGCTGAAGGAACGGCTGCGCGACCAGCGCGTGCCGGTCTATGGCACGGACGACCTGGGCGCGCTCGACAACGACCTGACCCGCAACGCGATGCGCAACGGCGAACCGCTCGGCGAGCGCATCATCGTGACGGGTCGCGTGCTCGACGAAGGCGGCCGCCCGGTGCGCAACACGCTCGTGGAAGTCTGGCAAGCGAATGCAGCCGGCCGCTACGTGCACAAGGCCGACCAGCACGACGCGCCGCTCGACCCGAACTTCCTCGGCGCGGGCCGTTGCATCACCGACAACGAAGGCCGCTACCGCTTCATGACCATCAAGCCGGGCGCGTATCCGTGGGGCAACCATCCGAACGCATGGCGTCCGCAGCACATCCACTTCTCGCTGTTCGGCGACCACTTCGGCTCGCGTCTCGTCACGCAGATGTACTTCCCCGGCGATCCGCTGCTCGCGTTCGACCCGATCTTTCAGGGCACACCCGAGCGTGCCCGTGAGCGGTTGATCTCGAAGTTCTCGCTCGACATTACGCAAGAGGCCTACGCGCTCGGCTACGATTTCGACATCGTGCTGCGCGGGCCGAACGAAACCCCGATGGAGCGCTAA
- a CDS encoding porin produces the protein MKKSLIVVAAAASFASVAHAQSSVTLYGLIDAGLTYTSNVAHNSKWAAGSGGINQSMFGLRGSEDLGGGLKAIFTLESGFNVNNGKFANNNGMFNRQAFVGLSSAQFGTVTLGRQYDAAQDYLAPLTATGSWGGTYFAHPFNNDNLNTNGGLSVNNSVKYSSANYAGFTFGGTYGFSNQAGGFANNRQYSLGAAYQWQGLHLGAAYAQQNNPAANASGASDGVLANTAGVLQGNFRQRQFGAGASYGFGPALVGVAWTQSRVDNLVGAAPGQRQGHTNNYEINGKYNVTPAMALGVAYTFTDARGYGINADGNDMKTRYHQIGLQADYSLSRRTDVYAQAVYQHAMGDGGVASIYSGDNTVPTSSSKNQTAATVGLRHRF, from the coding sequence GCATCGTTCGCTTCGGTCGCTCACGCACAAAGCAGCGTGACCCTGTACGGTCTGATCGACGCAGGCCTGACGTACACCAGCAACGTCGCCCACAACTCCAAGTGGGCAGCGGGCAGCGGCGGCATCAACCAGAGCATGTTCGGCCTGCGTGGCTCGGAAGATCTGGGCGGCGGTCTGAAGGCAATCTTCACGTTGGAAAGCGGCTTCAACGTCAACAACGGCAAGTTCGCCAACAACAACGGCATGTTCAACCGCCAGGCGTTCGTCGGTCTGTCGAGCGCGCAATTCGGTACGGTCACGCTGGGTCGCCAGTACGACGCAGCGCAAGACTACCTCGCACCGCTGACCGCAACGGGCAGCTGGGGCGGCACGTACTTCGCGCACCCGTTCAATAACGACAACCTGAACACCAACGGTGGTCTGTCGGTCAACAACTCGGTCAAGTACTCGAGCGCTAACTACGCTGGCTTCACGTTCGGCGGCACGTACGGCTTCTCGAACCAGGCTGGTGGCTTCGCAAACAACCGTCAGTACAGCTTGGGCGCCGCATACCAGTGGCAAGGCCTGCACCTCGGTGCTGCCTACGCTCAGCAAAACAACCCGGCTGCTAACGCAAGCGGCGCATCGGACGGCGTTCTGGCGAACACCGCGGGCGTGCTGCAAGGCAACTTCCGTCAGCGTCAGTTCGGCGCAGGCGCTTCGTACGGCTTCGGCCCGGCGCTGGTTGGCGTGGCATGGACGCAATCGCGCGTCGACAACCTGGTTGGTGCAGCTCCTGGTCAGCGTCAAGGCCACACCAACAACTACGAAATCAACGGCAAGTACAACGTGACCCCGGCTATGGCTCTCGGCGTCGCGTACACGTTCACCGACGCGCGCGGCTACGGCATCAACGCCGACGGTAACGACATGAAGACCCGTTACCACCAGATCGGCCTGCAGGCTGACTACTCGCTGTCGCGTCGCACCGACGTCTACGCTCAGGCTGTGTACCAGCACGCAATGGGTGACGGCGGCGTGGCCTCGATCTACAGCGGCGACAACACGGTTCCGACCTCGTCGTCGAAGAACCAGACCGCTGCTACGGTCGGTCTGCGTCACCGCTTCTAA
- a CDS encoding H-NS family nucleoid-associated regulatory protein has protein sequence MKEREAQQRLFERDENLRERMIAWIRRRMDDHNITLEALAEWLEADANAVSAVRYRDAFGNTWDGHGDKPAWLARAIHAGQSIDHFRC, from the coding sequence ATGAAAGAACGAGAAGCACAACAACGACTGTTCGAACGTGATGAGAACCTGCGCGAGCGCATGATCGCGTGGATCCGCCGACGCATGGACGACCACAACATCACACTGGAAGCGCTGGCCGAATGGCTCGAAGCCGATGCGAACGCCGTCTCTGCGGTGCGGTATCGCGACGCGTTCGGCAACACGTGGGACGGTCACGGCGATAAACCTGCGTGGCTCGCGCGCGCGATTCACGCCGGACAAAGCATCGATCATTTCCGCTGCTAA
- a CDS encoding FAD-binding and (Fe-S)-binding domain-containing protein, which yields MGTSVSRDEERRAGTRSGVAGERGASNEPRVAAPFAGSAALLQALESDLRKHVRGEVRFDRGSKALYASDASNYRQVPLGVVVPADIDDLLATLAACRRNDVPFLARGGGTSQNGQCVNVAVVADASKYVSRVVSIDPLAGVAIVEPGVVCDTLRDAAEQHGLTFAPDPATHSRCTLGGMIANNSCGAHSVMAGKTVENIEALDIATFDGARFWVGPTSDEELERIIAAGGRQGEIYAGLKQLRDTYAERIRAKFPRIKRRVSGFNLDQLLPENGFNVARALVGSEGTCAVTLQAKVRLVKSPAKRAIVVVGFTDIYTAADAVPHFMRCGPIAVEGLDRAIIRGLQARSLKKEEIALLPEGDAWVVLEFGADTQGEVLQQARDAAAYFQSGAAGPQISTRLVHEPALQAKIWSIRETGASAVALSVDRDKPDPVVGWEDAAVDPLRLGDYLRAFQALVDRYGYETSLYGHFGDGCVHARITFDLRSAAGIATWRGFLREAAQLVVEFGGSLSGEHGDGQAKAEFLPIMYGPELMRAMEQFKAIWDPANRLNPGKVVHAYRADENLRMGPAYKPVTLHTKLAFASQQGDGFQRAVERCIGMGKCRSLEGGTMCPSYRGTREEKYSTRGRAHLLWEMLQGDVIADGWNSREVKEALDTCLACKGCKSDCPTHTDMASYKAEFLSHYYENHRRPRQALFMGRIGEWAPWAARFPRVTNFLTTAPGLSALGKWMAGVAQTRALPRFAAATYRRSAPSQGSAFHAGASDAKKAILWVDTFNEHFTPEIAQAAADVLTQLGWHVVLPNKRLCCGRPLYDFGLLERARELLAHIVDDLADDIAAGVPLVGLEPGCLSVFKDELLKQLPEHALAKKLSAQTYLFADFVARQPFEWPTLAADVIVHGHCHQQALFGMQGDMALLNRLGVRWKLLDTGCCGMAGSFGFNVEHHALSEKIGEDLFEAVRDAMAANPETIVLTNGFSCREQITHGTGQHALHIAQLAQRALAAR from the coding sequence GTGGGGACGTCAGTGTCACGGGATGAAGAGCGGCGCGCTGGCACGCGGAGTGGCGTCGCAGGAGAGCGCGGCGCATCGAATGAACCGCGTGTCGCTGCGCCTTTCGCCGGCAGCGCCGCGCTATTGCAGGCGCTGGAAAGCGACTTGCGCAAGCACGTGCGCGGCGAAGTGCGATTCGACCGGGGTTCGAAAGCATTGTATGCGTCGGATGCGTCGAACTATCGACAAGTCCCGCTCGGTGTCGTCGTACCGGCCGATATCGACGATCTGCTCGCGACGCTCGCCGCATGCCGGCGCAACGACGTGCCGTTTCTCGCGCGCGGCGGCGGCACGTCGCAAAACGGCCAGTGCGTGAACGTCGCGGTCGTGGCCGACGCGAGCAAGTATGTGAGCCGCGTGGTATCGATCGACCCGCTTGCGGGCGTCGCGATCGTCGAGCCGGGCGTCGTCTGCGATACCTTGCGCGATGCCGCCGAACAGCACGGCCTCACGTTCGCGCCCGATCCCGCCACGCATAGCCGCTGCACGCTCGGCGGCATGATCGCGAACAACTCGTGCGGCGCGCATTCGGTCATGGCCGGCAAGACGGTCGAGAACATCGAGGCGCTCGACATCGCGACCTTCGACGGCGCGCGTTTCTGGGTCGGTCCGACCTCCGACGAAGAGCTCGAACGCATCATCGCGGCGGGCGGCCGTCAAGGCGAAATCTACGCGGGGCTCAAGCAACTGCGCGACACGTACGCGGAACGGATTCGCGCGAAATTTCCGCGGATCAAACGGCGCGTGTCGGGCTTCAACCTCGACCAATTGCTGCCGGAAAACGGCTTTAACGTCGCGCGTGCGCTGGTTGGCAGCGAAGGCACTTGCGCGGTCACGCTGCAGGCCAAAGTGCGTCTCGTGAAGAGTCCGGCGAAACGGGCGATCGTCGTGGTCGGCTTCACCGACATTTATACGGCGGCGGACGCCGTGCCGCATTTCATGCGCTGCGGGCCGATTGCCGTCGAGGGGCTCGACCGCGCGATCATTCGGGGCTTGCAGGCGCGCAGCCTGAAGAAGGAGGAGATCGCACTGCTGCCCGAAGGCGATGCGTGGGTCGTGCTCGAATTCGGCGCGGATACGCAAGGCGAGGTGCTGCAACAGGCACGCGACGCCGCCGCGTATTTTCAGTCGGGCGCGGCGGGGCCGCAGATCTCGACGAGGCTCGTCCATGAGCCCGCATTGCAGGCAAAGATATGGTCGATTCGCGAGACGGGCGCGTCGGCGGTCGCGTTGTCGGTGGATCGCGACAAGCCCGATCCGGTGGTCGGCTGGGAAGACGCTGCGGTCGATCCGCTGCGGCTCGGCGATTATCTGCGTGCGTTTCAGGCGCTTGTCGATCGCTACGGCTACGAGACGAGCCTGTACGGGCACTTCGGCGACGGCTGCGTGCACGCGCGCATAACCTTCGATCTGCGCAGCGCCGCAGGTATCGCGACGTGGCGCGGGTTCCTGCGCGAAGCGGCGCAACTGGTGGTCGAATTCGGCGGCTCGCTGTCGGGCGAACACGGCGACGGCCAGGCGAAGGCCGAGTTTCTGCCGATCATGTACGGCCCCGAGCTGATGCGGGCGATGGAGCAGTTCAAGGCGATCTGGGACCCGGCGAATCGTCTGAATCCGGGCAAGGTCGTGCATGCCTACCGCGCCGACGAAAACCTGCGCATGGGGCCCGCGTACAAACCGGTGACGCTGCATACGAAGCTTGCGTTCGCAAGCCAGCAAGGCGACGGTTTTCAGCGCGCGGTCGAACGCTGCATCGGCATGGGCAAATGCCGCTCGCTCGAAGGCGGGACCATGTGTCCGAGCTATCGCGGCACGCGCGAAGAAAAGTACTCGACGCGCGGACGCGCGCATCTGTTGTGGGAAATGCTGCAAGGCGACGTGATCGCCGATGGCTGGAACAGCCGGGAAGTGAAAGAAGCGCTCGATACCTGCCTCGCGTGCAAGGGCTGCAAGTCCGATTGCCCGACGCATACCGACATGGCGTCGTACAAGGCGGAATTCCTTTCCCACTACTACGAGAATCATCGACGGCCGCGTCAGGCACTGTTCATGGGGCGGATCGGCGAATGGGCGCCGTGGGCCGCCCGTTTTCCGCGCGTGACGAACTTCCTGACGACGGCGCCCGGTTTGTCCGCGCTCGGCAAATGGATGGCCGGTGTAGCGCAGACGCGTGCGTTGCCGCGGTTTGCCGCCGCAACGTATCGACGAAGCGCACCGTCGCAAGGATCTGCGTTTCACGCGGGCGCCAGCGACGCGAAGAAGGCGATTCTGTGGGTTGACACGTTCAACGAGCACTTCACGCCCGAGATCGCGCAGGCCGCCGCTGATGTGCTGACGCAACTCGGCTGGCACGTCGTTCTTCCGAACAAGCGTTTGTGTTGCGGGCGTCCGCTGTACGACTTCGGCCTGCTCGAACGCGCGCGCGAACTGCTTGCGCATATCGTCGACGATCTCGCGGATGACATCGCCGCCGGCGTGCCGCTCGTCGGTCTGGAGCCCGGCTGTCTATCGGTCTTCAAGGACGAGTTGCTGAAGCAGCTCCCCGAGCATGCGTTGGCGAAGAAGCTGTCCGCGCAAACGTATCTGTTCGCCGATTTCGTCGCGCGTCAGCCGTTCGAGTGGCCGACGCTCGCCGCAGATGTGATCGTGCATGGCCATTGTCATCAGCAGGCGCTGTTCGGCATGCAGGGCGATATGGCATTGCTGAACCGGCTCGGCGTCAGATGGAAGCTGCTCGACACCGGTTGCTGCGGGATGGCGGGGTCGTTCGGCTTCAACGTCGAGCATCACGCGTTGTCGGAAAAGATCGGCGAGGACCTGTTTGAGGCCGTGCGCGACGCTATGGCGGCGAATCCGGAAACGATCGTGCTGACCAACGGCTTCAGTTGCCGCGAGCAGATCACGCACGGCACCGGGCAGCACGCGCTGCATATCGCGCAACTTGCGCAACGGGCGCTGGCAGCGCGCTGA
- a CDS encoding LysE family translocator: protein MPASTAIVTILAALLLGAMSPGPSFVIVARNAIGLSRGDGLATALGMGIGGVFFSGIALLGLYTLLATVEWLYVALKVAGGVYLVYLASKIWRGAAKPLAFSDMQTGSRGNPRKSFWIGLSTQLSNPKTAVYYGSIFAALLPQHPPVWCYFVLPPAIFAIEAGWYTVVALCFSSKRPREIYLRWKAWIDRIAASAVTALGLRLILNAHKVGI, encoded by the coding sequence ATGCCCGCCTCGACCGCCATCGTTACGATCCTCGCCGCGTTGCTGTTAGGCGCGATGAGTCCGGGGCCCAGTTTCGTCATCGTCGCGCGCAACGCGATTGGTCTGTCGCGCGGCGATGGTCTCGCAACGGCGCTTGGCATGGGTATCGGCGGCGTCTTTTTTAGCGGTATCGCGTTGCTCGGGCTCTATACGCTGCTTGCGACGGTCGAATGGCTCTACGTCGCGCTGAAAGTGGCCGGCGGCGTCTACCTGGTCTATCTGGCATCGAAAATCTGGCGCGGCGCCGCCAAGCCGCTCGCATTCAGCGACATGCAAACCGGCAGCCGTGGCAATCCGCGCAAATCGTTCTGGATCGGCTTGAGCACGCAACTCAGCAATCCGAAAACGGCCGTCTATTACGGCAGCATCTTTGCCGCGCTGCTGCCCCAGCATCCGCCGGTGTGGTGCTACTTCGTGCTGCCGCCCGCGATCTTCGCGATCGAAGCAGGCTGGTACACGGTCGTCGCACTGTGCTTTTCGAGCAAACGGCCGCGCGAGATCTACCTGCGCTGGAAGGCGTGGATCGATCGCATCGCCGCCAGTGCGGTGACCGCGCTGGGCCTGCGACTGATTCTGAACGCGCACAAGGTCGGGATTTGA
- a CDS encoding helix-turn-helix domain-containing protein, whose product MDTHLTKSADTASTDLGRRVRAARQAQDMTLETASRLCGVSRSTLSKVENGLMSPTFDVLQKIVLGLKIEIGELFGSTPKVSASGRRALTRKNEGQRHAYRGYQMELLATDLAHKAMLPFRIRISAHTLDAFDDWGRHEGEEFLYVISGSVCLYSELYAPTHLNAGDSLYFDSRTGHAAVSTSEEDAEVLWMATNADLQHTPASPNDSTRK is encoded by the coding sequence ATGGACACTCACCTCACCAAATCCGCCGACACCGCCTCCACCGATCTCGGACGGCGTGTGCGCGCCGCCCGTCAGGCGCAGGATATGACGCTCGAAACCGCCAGCCGTCTGTGCGGCGTCTCTCGCTCTACGCTGTCGAAAGTCGAAAATGGCCTGATGTCCCCCACTTTCGACGTGCTGCAAAAGATCGTGCTGGGCCTGAAGATCGAAATCGGCGAACTGTTCGGCTCGACGCCAAAAGTCAGCGCCAGCGGCCGGCGCGCGCTGACGCGCAAGAACGAAGGCCAGCGCCACGCGTATCGCGGCTACCAGATGGAACTGCTCGCCACCGACCTCGCGCACAAGGCGATGCTGCCGTTTCGCATCCGCATCTCGGCGCACACACTCGACGCATTCGACGATTGGGGTCGCCACGAAGGCGAGGAGTTTCTCTACGTGATCAGTGGCAGCGTGTGCCTCTATTCGGAGCTGTACGCCCCGACGCATCTGAACGCAGGCGACAGCCTCTACTTCGACAGCCGGACGGGCCACGCGGCGGTGTCGACCAGCGAGGAAGACGCCGAAGTGTTGTGGATGGCGACCAACGCGGACCTTCAGCACACGCCGGCGTCGCCGAACGATTCCACCAGGAAATAG
- a CDS encoding isocitrate lyase/PEP mutase family protein — translation MPRTAAEKRAAFRSLHSSGCFMLPNPWDAGSARYLAALGFKALATTSSGFAWSTGHADNTLPRETILTHLRAIVDATDLPVNADFENGFGRDPQEVAESVTLAVETGVAGLSIEDSTGDPAAPLFSVDVAVQRLSAARGAIDRNGGDTLLIGRAENFVAGKPDLDDAIARLKAYAAAGADCLYAPGIQTREQIEAVVAAVAPKPVNLLIGSTSTLTLQDAAALGVRRISVGGALARAAWGGFMQAAQALAEGRFDFASATAGKQLNELFARDA, via the coding sequence ATGCCCCGCACCGCCGCTGAAAAACGCGCCGCTTTCCGCTCCCTGCACTCGTCCGGCTGTTTCATGTTGCCCAATCCATGGGACGCGGGCAGCGCGCGATATCTGGCTGCGCTTGGCTTCAAGGCACTCGCCACCACGAGTTCCGGTTTTGCGTGGTCGACCGGGCATGCGGACAACACGCTGCCGCGCGAAACGATCCTCACGCACCTGCGCGCGATCGTCGATGCGACCGATTTGCCGGTCAATGCGGACTTTGAAAACGGCTTCGGCCGCGATCCGCAAGAAGTGGCGGAAAGCGTGACGCTCGCGGTGGAGACGGGCGTCGCGGGTCTGTCGATCGAGGATTCGACCGGCGACCCCGCTGCGCCGCTCTTTTCAGTCGACGTCGCCGTGCAGCGGCTCAGCGCGGCGCGCGGTGCGATCGATCGGAACGGCGGCGACACGCTGCTGATCGGCCGCGCGGAGAACTTCGTCGCCGGCAAGCCCGATCTCGACGATGCCATCGCGCGTCTGAAGGCCTATGCGGCGGCGGGCGCGGACTGCCTGTACGCGCCCGGCATCCAGACGCGCGAGCAGATCGAAGCGGTGGTCGCGGCGGTCGCGCCGAAGCCCGTCAATTTGTTGATCGGCTCGACATCGACTCTGACGTTGCAGGACGCGGCCGCGCTCGGCGTGCGGCGGATCAGTGTCGGCGGCGCACTCGCGCGCGCGGCGTGGGGCGGCTTCATGCAGGCCGCTCAGGCGCTGGCCGAGGGCCGCTTCGACTTCGCCAGTGCAACGGCGGGCAAGCAGCTCAATGAACTTTTCGCTCGCGACGCGTGA
- the pcaQ gene encoding pca operon transcription factor PcaQ, with protein MQRSLADSRVKFRHLQCFLAVAQFGSVQRAADSLSVTQPAVSKTVAELETILGVKLFERGRHGAVPTHEGQLFMPHASACVSALRQGVDLLARAEGAAAATLEVGVLPTVAAVLVPPVLRHFATQWPRVIVRLATGANPELLERLKAGAIEFAIGRLADPERMVGLSFEQLFTEPLIAVVRTGHPLAQRTALLATSLEEFLIVLPPFGTLIRQSAESLLSAWGVPPLSAFVEVLSVSTGRALALENGAVWFVPQSAVEYELAHGMLVRLRLPSAGTGEPVGLIRRSDTQPSAVGHAFIEAVREVARGRRLRMPRDPV; from the coding sequence ATGCAACGCAGTCTCGCGGATAGCCGCGTCAAATTCCGTCATCTCCAGTGCTTTCTGGCCGTCGCGCAGTTCGGCAGCGTCCAGCGGGCGGCCGACAGTCTGTCCGTCACACAGCCGGCGGTATCAAAGACGGTCGCCGAGCTGGAGACCATTCTCGGCGTGAAGCTGTTCGAGCGCGGCCGTCACGGTGCGGTGCCGACGCATGAGGGACAGCTTTTCATGCCGCACGCGAGCGCTTGCGTGAGCGCGCTGCGTCAGGGCGTCGATCTGCTGGCGCGCGCCGAGGGCGCGGCTGCGGCCACGCTCGAAGTTGGCGTGCTGCCGACCGTCGCCGCGGTGCTGGTGCCGCCCGTACTGAGGCACTTCGCGACGCAGTGGCCGCGCGTGATCGTGCGACTCGCGACCGGCGCGAATCCCGAATTGCTCGAACGCCTGAAAGCGGGTGCGATCGAATTCGCGATCGGCCGCCTCGCGGACCCCGAGCGGATGGTCGGTCTGAGCTTCGAGCAACTCTTTACCGAGCCGCTGATCGCGGTCGTGCGGACCGGGCATCCGCTCGCGCAAAGGACCGCCTTGCTGGCCACGTCGCTGGAGGAATTTCTGATCGTGCTGCCGCCGTTCGGCACGCTGATCCGCCAGTCGGCCGAGAGCCTGCTCAGCGCATGGGGCGTACCGCCGTTGTCGGCGTTCGTCGAGGTGTTGTCGGTATCGACAGGGCGCGCGCTGGCGCTCGAAAACGGCGCGGTGTGGTTCGTGCCGCAAAGCGCGGTCGAATATGAACTCGCGCACGGCATGCTGGTGCGCTTGCGGTTGCCGTCTGCGGGCACCGGCGAGCCGGTGGGCCTGATCCGCCGCTCGGATACGCAGCCGTCGGCGGTGGGACACGCGTTCATCGAGGCGGTGCGCGAGGTCGCGCGGGGCAGACGGTTGCGAATGCCTCGCGACCCGGTGTAA
- a CDS encoding 4-hydroxyphenylpyruvate dioxygenase family protein, protein MPSDLPTSEAAQRAVLAPEHNPLGTAGLEFVEFAARDPQALGETFTRLGFKAIARHISKDVTLYRQGEMHFLINAEPDSFAWRYAQEYGVGICAIGIRVADAQRAFERAVELGAWEFEGERLGAGELLIPAIQGIGDSHIYFVDRWRGRGGQRGGLGDISIFDIDFRPIEIDTAEADLSHAGSGLIAVDHLTQTVGEGRMQEWIDFYRGLLNFREIHELHANWHVSAESRVMVSPCGAIRVPLYEEGTRRTDLMHEYLPDHPGEGVQHIALATDDIFACVERLLANGVEFVEPPPRYYKQLDARLRGHGLDVERLRRTHVLVDGEIGADGVPLLFFQTFVRRRAGEIFFEIVQRQGHHGFGEGNLAALAQARTGS, encoded by the coding sequence ATGCCCAGCGACTTGCCCACTTCAGAAGCCGCACAGCGCGCCGTGTTGGCGCCGGAGCACAATCCGCTCGGCACGGCCGGCCTCGAGTTCGTCGAGTTCGCCGCGCGCGATCCGCAGGCGCTCGGCGAGACCTTCACGCGGCTCGGCTTCAAGGCGATCGCGCGTCATATCAGCAAGGACGTGACGCTGTACCGTCAGGGCGAGATGCATTTCCTGATCAACGCGGAGCCGGATTCGTTCGCGTGGCGCTATGCGCAGGAGTACGGCGTCGGCATCTGCGCCATCGGGATTCGCGTCGCCGACGCGCAACGCGCGTTCGAACGCGCGGTGGAACTCGGCGCCTGGGAGTTCGAGGGCGAACGCCTCGGTGCGGGCGAACTGCTGATTCCGGCCATTCAAGGCATCGGCGATTCGCACATCTATTTCGTCGATCGTTGGCGCGGGCGAGGCGGTCAGCGCGGCGGCCTCGGTGATATCTCGATCTTCGACATCGATTTCCGGCCCATCGAAATCGACACGGCCGAAGCCGATCTGAGCCACGCGGGCAGCGGCCTGATCGCGGTCGACCATCTGACGCAAACCGTCGGCGAAGGCCGCATGCAGGAGTGGATCGACTTCTACCGCGGCCTGCTGAACTTCCGCGAGATTCACGAGCTGCACGCGAACTGGCACGTGTCGGCGGAATCGCGCGTGATGGTGTCGCCGTGCGGCGCGATCCGCGTGCCGCTCTACGAGGAAGGCACGCGCCGCACCGATCTGATGCACGAGTATTTGCCCGATCATCCGGGCGAAGGCGTGCAGCACATCGCGCTCGCCACCGACGACATCTTCGCGTGCGTCGAGCGTCTGCTCGCGAACGGCGTCGAATTCGTCGAGCCGCCGCCGCGTTACTACAAGCAGCTCGACGCACGTTTGCGGGGCCACGGGCTCGACGTCGAGCGACTGCGGCGCACGCATGTGCTCGTGGATGGCGAGATCGGCGCGGACGGCGTGCCGCTGCTGTTTTTCCAAACCTTCGTGCGCCGCCGTGCCGGCGAGATTTTCTTCGAGATCGTGCAACGCCAGGGACATCATGGCTTCGGCGAGGGCAATCTCGCCGCATTGGCCCAGGCGCGCACGGGCAGCTGA